Proteins from a genomic interval of Debaryomyces hansenii CBS767 chromosome E complete sequence:
- a CDS encoding DEHA2E07370p (similar to CA4067|IPF5924 Candida albicans IPF5924) — translation MLLSRIGYGIRASTLRQTRVNILGLSLAQRFKSNLPEDFNPKKDLPTSGEWKHMKHHIPGEAEQKNDLKSRIPKFPLGKEAVPTLLPRPGVPQVGPKYSFRQVIQILKNKQKPELIYESEPHRLYFLASFCCSLVFTIYGFVLLEYAYFQANKDYEENEKELSEPLRKREWFISLIKYSSIGVIALAVATGFAKFPTRLIRRMWYLPGPVEHIKFTSYPLFPGAPTPVITLPLSSIARKHTARVWTGKGFYGTADNSMFCFVLKETGARSRNWFVDRKGFFWSDGRVFDLLFGKETIAEAEAGIPYDEQVGMVNREVERKRKELRAKHGFFYKWKIQAQDMKQDVQGATNYVNTLRGSKKPKSTNQINGKNDNM, via the coding sequence ATGCTATTATCAAGGATAGGATATGGCATTAGAGCCAGTACGTTAAGACAAACAAGGGTTAATATACTAGGGTTGTCGCTAGCCCAACGGTTCAAATCGAATTTACCAGAAGACTTTAATCCTAAGAAGGACCTACCAACTAGTGGAGAATGGAAACACATGAAGCACCATATACCAGGGGAAGCCGAACAAAAGAATGATTTGAAGAGTCGTATTCCTAAGTTTCCACTCGGCAAAGAAGCGGTTCCTACGTTATTGCCTAGACCAGGAGTGCCCCAGGTTGGCCCAAAATATTCGTTCAGACAAGTGATccagatattgaagaataaacAGAAGCCTGAATTGATCTACGAATCTGAACCACACAGATTATACTTCCTAGCGTCGTTCTGCTGTTCGCTTGTCTTCACTATATACGGGTTTGTTCTCTTGGAATATGCGTATTTCCAGGCTAACAAAGACTACGAAGAAAACGAGAAGGAGCTTAGCGAGCCACTCAGAAAGAGAGAATGGTTCATTTCGCTTATTAAGTACTCGTCGATCGGTGTGATTGCATTGGCGGTGGCCACTGGATTTGCCAAATTCCCCACCAGGTTAATCAGAAGAATGTGGTATTTACCAGGCCCAGTCGAACACATCAAATTTACGTCGTATCCACTCTTTCCAGGGGCTCCTACACCCGTGATTACACTCCCGCTTAGCTCGATAGCCAGAAAACATACAGCCAGGGTATGGACCGGAAAAGGGTTCTACGGAACTGCCGACAACTCGATGTTCTGCTTTGTGCTCAAGGAAACAGGTGCCAGGTCGAGAAACTGGTTTGTCGACAGAAAAGGGTTCTTCTGGTCAGACGGCCGGGTTTTTGACTTGTTGTTTGGCAAAGAGACAATCGCCGAGGCCGAGGCGGGTATTCCCTACGACGAACAGGTCGGCATGGTCAACAGGGAGGTtgaaagaaagagaaaagagTTGCGGGCAAAACACGGATTTTTCTACAAGTGGAAAATCCAGGCCCAGGACATGAAGCAGGATGTACAGGGAGCCACTAACTATGTGAACACGTTGAGGGGTTCCAAGAAGCCTAAGTCCACCAATCAAATTAACGGCAAGAACGACAACATGTAA